In the genome of Bosea sp. ANAM02, the window GGACACCGCTTAAGCGCCATTCGGTGCCGCCTCGGATTTTTCCGAAAAGTGGATTTCCCTTTCCGGCCCGATACTGTAGAGGCGCTGTCATGATGATCCGCCCGAGCCTGCGAGACCTGCGACGACCGGCGCGCTGAATGCGCCCTTCCGGCACTGCGCCTGCACGCGCCTGCCTTCGCTCAGCCGACCCGCCTCCCGCTTAAGCGTCGATCATCGTGACATCCCTGCCCCTGACCATCCGCCACGAACTTCCCGTGGACGCCGCCGCGATCGAGCGCCTGCACGAGCGCGCTTTCGGTCCCGGCCGTTTCGCCCGCACGGCGTTCCGCCTGCGCGAGGGCGTGCCGCCCGATCACGCGCTGTCCTTCGCCGCTCATGTCGGCACCTTCCTCGTCGGTTCGGTGAAGGTGACGGCGGTACTCGCCGGCGGCCACAAGGCGCTGATGCTCGGCCCGCTCACCGTCGATCCTGCCTTCGAGGGCCGGGGCATCGGGGCCGCGCTGATGAACCGCTCGATCGATGCCGCGCGCGAGGCCGGGCATGACCTGATCATGCTGATCGGGGACGCGCCCTATTACGCGCGCTTCGGCTTCAAGGTGCTGCCGCCCGGCCAGCTCGTGCTGCCGGGCCCGGCCGATCCGGCGCGTTTCCTCGCGCTGGAGCTGGTCGACGGCGTGTTGAAGCAGCGTAGCGGGGTGGTGACCTCGGCACGGGCGGGGTGATCCTGCCGTCGTTCCGGCGCGCCGCGCGGCGGCGAGCCTGGAATCCACGAACACGACCTTGTTCCAGCTCGTCATGCTCGCCCTTGTGGCGAGCATCCACGTCTTGAACGCCGCCCGGCATCGATGAAGACGTGGATGGTCGGGACAAGCCCGACCATGACGGACATGTCGTGCTCCTGGATTCCGGGCTCATCGCTGCGCAATGCCCCGGAATGACGGTAGAATCTACGCCTGCCGCCTGAGGCGCCGGCCGCTTTCGCCGAGCCAGCCGGCAACGAGGGCGCCGAACAGCACGGCAAGACCCAGCAATCCGATGAAGAGCGGTGAGATGCGCACGCCGCGCACGATGCCGGAATCGCTGATCCTCAGGCCGATCCAGTCATTGCCGGCGAATTGGCTGCCCGAGCGCACCGGAACGATGCGCGGCACGTTGACGGCCGAACCGCTCTCCCGGCCGACGCGCCGTGACGAGCCGCCGGTCGCCTGCGCCAATGTCTGAAGCGCGCCGGGATCGCTGACCACTTCCATCAATTCGCGCGGGTTTTCCGGTCCGACGCTGGCGAAGGCGGTAAGGTTGTCGGCGGTCAATCGGTAGAGGCCGAGATCGCTGGTCGGGATGCGGGCGGTGAACAGGCCGGGGCGGCCGGGCTCCAGCGTCACCGTGCGCGACTGGCCGTCCGGCGCGGTGATGGTCACCGGCCCGGGATTGTCACGCAGTGTCTGGCGCTCGACCTCGACGGTCGCGCCGCGGACGGTCGCGCGCAGCGCCTCCTCTTCAAGCTCCGGCTCCTTCATCAGCCAGTGGCTCAGACGGCGCAGCAGGTCGAGATAGGGGCCGCCGTCGCGGAAGCCCCGCGCCCAGAGCCAGGCATGATCGGAGAGGAAGAGCGCGACGCGGCCCTTCTGCTCGCGGGCCAGCATCAGCAGCGGGCGCTCGCCGGGGCCGGTCATGACGGGCGCGCCGCCGGCCCGCGCCTGGGCGCCGACCATGCGCAGCCATTCGCCCCAGCGCGGCGGCGAGACCTCGGAGCCCGGCAGGTCGCGGGTGACGGGGTGGCGCTTGCCGGGCTCGCTGACCTGAGCCCGATAGGCCTCGTCGATGACGCTGCCATCGGGCAGGGCGGGCAGGATCTGGCCGAGCGGCGTGCGCGCCAGCGTCTGCGATCCCGCATATTCGGGGCCTGCCGCGACGAGCAATGCGCCGCCGTCGCGGACATAGCGCACGATGTTCTCGAAATAGAGCAGCGGCAGGATCGACTGGTTGGCGTAGCGGTCGAAGATGATCAGGTCGAATTCCTTGATCTTGACCTGGAACAGCTCGCGCGTCGGGAAGGCGATCAGCGAAAGCTCGTTGATCGGTGTGCCGTCCTGCTTCTCCGGCGGGCGCAGGATGGTGAAATGCACGAGGTCGACATTGGCGTCCGCCTTGAGCAGGTTGCGCCAGGTGCGCTCGCCCGGATGCGGCTCGCCCGAGACCAGCAGCACGCGGAGCTTGTCGCGAACGCCCTCGATGGTGATCACGGCGCGGTTGTTGGCCAGCGTCAGCTCGTTGTCGATGGCTTGCGCCTCGATCTCGACGACGTTCGGCCCGCCACGATCGATGCGGACGGGGACCTGTACGGTCTGGCCGGTCGTGACCTCGCGGCGGGCGATGATCTCGCCGTCGCGGCGGATGGTCAGCCCGGCGCGGCCCGGGCCGCCCTTGTCGACGACGCGCAGGCGAATGATCTGGTCCTTGCCGACGATGCCGAAACGCGGCGAATCGACCAGGACGATACGGCGGTCGATCTCGGCATCGCGGCCGGTGGTCAGGACATGCAGCGGCGCACGCAGGCCGAGTGCCTCTGCATTGGCCGGGGCGTCATGGGCGAGGCCGTCGGTGATCGCGATCGCTCCGGCGACGCGCTCGGAGGGCACGTCGGCCAGGCTCGACGACAGGGCTTCGAACAGGCGCGTGCCGTCATTCGTGCCCTGGGCGTCGCGCAGCTCGACGATGCGCGGCTCGACATTGGGGATGCCGCGCAACTGCCGTTCGATCTCGGCGACGGCGGCATCGGTCTGGGCCGCGCGGTCGGCGAGGCGGTTCGAGGCCGAGCGGTCGACCACCACCGAGACCACGTCCTTGACCGGCTCGCGGTCCTCGAAGACGAGCGAGGGATCGGCCAGCGCCGCCGTCAGCACGACGAGCGCGAGCGCGCGCAGGATCGCGCTGCGGCCGGCGAGCACGATGGCAGCGCCGGCAGCCAGAGCCGCGAGCACGGCGAGGCCGATCAGCAGCGGCAGGGGCACCATCGGGGCGAGGGAGACGCTCCACATCAGCGTGCTCCTCCCGGTATCCTGTTCTCAGCCCTCATCCTGAGGAGCGCCGCAGGTGCATCTCGAAGGATGCTCCAGATATCTCCGAAGCCTCCTGGAGCATCCTTCGAGACGCCGCTCCTGTCGGAACGGCTCCTCAGGATGAGGGCTGAGGAGAAGAGATCGTTCATCACTGGCCGAGCCTTTCGAGCAGGGCCGGGACATGGACCTGATCGGCCTTGTAGTTGCCGGTGAGCGCATACATCACGAGGTTGACGCCGGCGCGCAGCGCCATCTCGCGCTGGCGCGGATCGCCCCCGGACAACGGCACCAGCCCTTCGCCGCGCCGGTCGATCGCCCAGGCGGACGCGAGGTCGTTGGCGGTGATCACGATGGGCGAGACATTGTCGCCTGCTCGCGCCGGGCGTCGGCCGTCGCTATCGGCGGGCGGCAGGGTCTCGACCCAGGTCGTGCCGGTGTCGTAGCGGCCGACCAGTTCGTCGAGGATGTAGAAGGTCTTGGTCAGGACGTGGTCGCGCGGCAGCGGCTCCAGCTCGGGAATGTCGAGCGTCTGCAGCATGCGCTTGAGCTGGTCGCCCTCGGGCGTCGTGCCACCGCCAGGGCGCGCGCTCATCGCGTCGCGGGTGTCGAAGATCACGAGCCCGCCGCCCTTCATATAGGCTTCGAGCTTGCGCAAGGTTTCGGCCGAAGGGATCGGGCGGCCCGCGACGATCGGCCAGTAGAGGACGGGGAAGAAGGCGAGCTCGTCGCGCTCGACGTTGACGCCGACCGCCTCGCCCGGCTCGAGTGCCGTGCGAGCGCCGAGCACCGAATTGAGGCCGGTCAAGCCGGCCTTGGACATGTCGTCGACGGGCTTGTCGCCGGTGACGACATAGGCGAGCCGCGTCATCGCGCCATTGGCGAGCAGGGCGCGCGGGATCGGCGGACGGGTATCGGCCTGCGCATTGGGAGCCGGCTGCTGGGCGCGGGCGGTATCGGGCGTGAGAGCGAAGGAGGCGGCGAGCGCGAGCAGGATCGCGGCCGGCGCGGCGGCCCTGCGCAGACGGGAGGTGTTGAGGCGCCCGCCGAGCCAGAGCGTCGCCAGGGTGTCGGCGACGAGCAGAAGCAGAGCCAGGACGAGGAGCAATGGCCGGATGTCGCGCGCGATCGGCTCGTCGATCGGCAGGACGGCGACGCCGAGGCTGGCGAGGTCGAGCGCCGCGAGCGTGTCGGTCGGCGTCAAAGCGTTGACCGCGAGCGAGCCGTCGGTCGGGCCGTAAAGGCCGGGCGGATGGGCGAGCGTCGCGCGACCGGCATAGTTGCGCGCCACCGGCTGGGCCGTCGCGGGCGCCGAGCGGAACTGGCCGATGCCGTCGAGCACGCGGGCCGGTGACAGGGTCTCGACGCGCTTGTCGTCGCTCTGGGCCT includes:
- a CDS encoding N-acetyltransferase — encoded protein: MTSLPLTIRHELPVDAAAIERLHERAFGPGRFARTAFRLREGVPPDHALSFAAHVGTFLVGSVKVTAVLAGGHKALMLGPLTVDPAFEGRGIGAALMNRSIDAAREAGHDLIMLIGDAPYYARFGFKVLPPGQLVLPGPADPARFLALELVDGVLKQRSGVVTSARAG